A single genomic interval of Stieleria maiorica harbors:
- a CDS encoding cytochrome-c peroxidase yields the protein MKPLGLKRVGFAALLLIGGLSTCHPTSAVEAVDLEAANPLLPIPDPPLGIGGEKNPPATLLDLENPPTPETVRLGRWLFFDKRLSADNTVACATCHRPENAFSEPTPVSEGIQGQKGGRKAPSFTNQAWATLPHFFWDGRAGSLDEQAGGPMINPIEMGQKDHEGVVAKIAAVKGYAKYFEESFGSPEVTIERITKAIADYERTRMSGNSAWDRYVAGDKTALSDDAKKGRTLFFGNGFCNNCHKGPNLTDSDFHNLGVGWDAETETFADEGRYAVTKDEKDKGAFKTPSIRDVSKRAPYMHDGSMKTLEEVVRFYSKGGTPNPYLDRKIDRRFAEQLDFTDAQVRQLVEFMKSLDGEGYQDKPPAAFPQ from the coding sequence ATGAAACCGTTGGGATTGAAACGCGTCGGGTTTGCCGCCCTCTTGTTGATCGGAGGGCTTTCAACATGCCATCCGACCTCGGCCGTCGAAGCGGTCGACTTGGAAGCAGCCAACCCGCTGTTGCCGATTCCCGATCCGCCACTCGGAATCGGCGGCGAAAAGAATCCTCCGGCAACGCTGTTGGACTTGGAGAACCCTCCGACGCCGGAAACCGTTCGCTTGGGGCGATGGCTGTTTTTTGACAAACGACTTTCGGCCGACAACACGGTCGCCTGTGCGACCTGTCATCGGCCGGAAAATGCATTCTCCGAACCGACCCCGGTTTCGGAGGGCATCCAAGGACAGAAAGGGGGGCGGAAGGCACCGTCATTCACCAATCAAGCCTGGGCGACGCTTCCCCACTTCTTCTGGGACGGTCGGGCCGGGTCGCTGGATGAACAAGCCGGCGGTCCGATGATCAACCCGATCGAGATGGGCCAAAAGGACCACGAGGGCGTCGTCGCGAAGATCGCGGCGGTCAAGGGCTACGCGAAATACTTTGAGGAATCCTTCGGATCACCGGAGGTAACGATCGAGCGGATCACCAAGGCGATCGCGGACTATGAACGGACGCGGATGAGTGGCAATTCCGCCTGGGATCGTTATGTGGCCGGCGATAAAACGGCTCTTTCGGACGACGCCAAAAAAGGACGCACCCTGTTTTTCGGTAACGGATTCTGCAACAACTGCCACAAGGGGCCGAACCTGACCGACAGCGATTTCCACAACCTGGGCGTGGGCTGGGACGCGGAAACCGAGACCTTTGCCGACGAGGGTCGGTACGCCGTGACCAAGGATGAAAAAGACAAGGGCGCCTTCAAGACCCCGTCGATTCGTGACGTCAGCAAACGCGCCCCGTACATGCATGACGGCTCGATGAAAACGCTCGAAGAGGTCGTGCGGTTTTACAGCAAGGGTGGCACACCCAATCCCTACCTGGATCGAAAAATCGACCGCCGTTTCGCCGAACAACTGGACTTTACCGATGCACAAGTCCGTCAATTGGTCGAATTCATGAAATCGCTCGACGGAGAAGGCTACCAGGACAAGCCGCCGGCGGCATTTCCGCAGTAG
- a CDS encoding TolC family protein — MQAIWEPNRMGHQPDLQDRRKRSVGNRRSEGQPLIGLLLLACFGSVIGCARSGYRQAADSEAYCLVKSRQSDPRWSIPHRAVEPRRRSRMYVANEQDCGPKPPDDLAAHRYMTLPDCKPVAYYDQIPTRTHVENPVWLDYLPRNEDGSVKLTQSMAIELALLHSRDYQSEFENVYLTALELSGNRFEFDTQWFGGFGTTFAATGSDLGGDRILALSDRLGFGRNLAGGGQFATEVLNGLSWNFGSGGVQSGSAAIISTFTQPLLRGAFRHVRLESLTQAERNLLYQVRDFARFRRQFYVDLTESYLGLLTQKQAIRNTQTNVENLRQNLEEHKVYAALKVVSQVQVDQVFQQYQNGRRTLLASEQQLITSEDQYKFSLGLPAWVTFEIDESLLKQFELVDPELITLQDQAQQLFESLVQFLPPSRAPAESLIELFQQYRQLRERVATVLPEVESDFQIWRERIASLDTSRLSEDDRLDIEQQEQLAERIEATLADLRAGLSDRGEEDARLKRQLTEYETNPPKAEEQNEEQTLEEILRGVESFEEVRIEDILPDETDDIAIVAWKALEEAIGRKLREEIAELYVAQTQVKLFLIDIEPLTIGSENAITFAHQNRLDLMNRKAIVMDSFRRVEVAADALESDLDVTGGVTIGSDADSNSPFKLDSANNRYSLGVRFDGPLNRLNERNTYRASQIAYQQASRNFIATKDSIANEVRQVLRRLELSRLNFQIARQQVVAATRLVDQAQIDLRRSSQADSNLTIVLLQALEGMLDAKNSLIVNWVQYRVQKMRLFEALELLYLDENGVWVNESSGLAMLQDFQAIDPEYFPPQWHSSDQTEAVFQDLPRLQTEALPLPLPEPSGPGESKLDEIELEPAP, encoded by the coding sequence ATGCAAGCAATTTGGGAACCGAATCGCATGGGGCATCAACCCGATCTCCAAGACCGTCGGAAACGCAGCGTCGGAAATCGCCGGAGCGAAGGGCAGCCACTCATCGGCCTGCTGCTGTTGGCTTGTTTCGGATCTGTGATCGGATGCGCCCGTTCCGGGTACCGCCAGGCCGCCGATTCCGAAGCGTATTGTCTGGTCAAAAGCCGCCAATCGGATCCACGTTGGTCGATCCCCCATCGCGCCGTGGAGCCGCGGCGCCGGTCGCGCATGTACGTGGCCAATGAACAGGATTGCGGCCCCAAGCCGCCGGATGATTTGGCAGCTCATCGTTACATGACCCTCCCCGATTGCAAACCGGTCGCCTACTACGATCAAATCCCGACCCGAACGCACGTGGAGAACCCGGTTTGGCTGGACTACCTGCCGCGCAACGAAGACGGGAGCGTGAAGCTGACACAATCAATGGCGATCGAACTGGCATTGCTACACAGCCGCGACTACCAGTCGGAATTCGAGAACGTCTATCTGACGGCGCTGGAGTTGTCGGGCAATCGATTTGAATTCGACACCCAATGGTTCGGCGGTTTTGGGACAACGTTTGCCGCGACCGGATCCGACTTGGGTGGCGACCGGATCCTTGCCCTTTCGGACCGATTGGGATTCGGGCGCAATCTGGCCGGCGGCGGCCAGTTTGCCACCGAAGTGCTGAACGGCCTGTCATGGAATTTCGGTTCCGGCGGGGTCCAATCCGGCTCGGCCGCAATCATTTCGACCTTCACCCAGCCGCTGTTGCGTGGAGCGTTTCGTCATGTACGGCTTGAAAGTCTGACCCAGGCGGAACGAAACCTGCTCTATCAAGTCCGTGACTTTGCTCGGTTCCGGCGACAATTCTATGTGGATTTGACCGAGAGCTATCTGGGGTTGTTGACCCAAAAACAAGCGATCCGAAACACGCAAACGAACGTCGAAAACCTGCGTCAGAACCTGGAAGAGCACAAGGTTTATGCGGCGTTGAAGGTCGTTTCCCAGGTCCAGGTCGACCAAGTGTTTCAACAATACCAGAACGGCCGTCGCACGCTGTTGGCGTCGGAACAACAGTTGATCACGTCGGAAGACCAATACAAGTTCTCGCTCGGATTGCCGGCCTGGGTGACATTTGAAATCGACGAATCCCTGTTGAAACAGTTCGAGTTGGTCGACCCGGAATTGATCACCCTTCAAGACCAGGCGCAGCAGTTGTTCGAATCGCTGGTCCAATTCCTGCCCCCATCGCGGGCTCCTGCCGAATCGCTGATCGAGTTGTTTCAACAGTACAGGCAGCTTCGTGAGCGCGTTGCCACCGTCTTGCCGGAGGTTGAGTCCGATTTTCAGATCTGGCGCGAGCGGATTGCCAGTCTGGACACATCCAGGCTGAGCGAAGACGATCGGTTGGACATCGAACAGCAAGAACAACTTGCCGAGCGTATCGAAGCAACATTGGCTGACTTGCGAGCCGGCCTGAGCGATCGGGGGGAAGAAGACGCCCGGCTAAAACGCCAATTGACCGAATATGAAACGAATCCTCCCAAAGCAGAGGAACAGAACGAGGAGCAGACCTTGGAAGAGATCCTCAGGGGCGTCGAGTCCTTTGAGGAGGTTAGGATCGAAGACATCCTTCCCGACGAAACGGATGACATTGCCATCGTCGCATGGAAGGCATTGGAAGAAGCCATCGGACGCAAGCTGCGCGAAGAGATCGCGGAACTCTACGTCGCCCAGACACAGGTCAAACTGTTCTTGATTGACATCGAACCGCTCACCATCGGATCGGAGAACGCGATCACGTTTGCGCATCAAAACCGCTTGGATTTGATGAATCGCAAAGCCATCGTGATGGATTCGTTTCGACGTGTCGAGGTTGCCGCTGATGCGTTGGAAAGTGATCTGGATGTCACCGGCGGCGTGACCATCGGAAGCGACGCCGATAGCAACAGCCCCTTCAAGCTCGACTCGGCAAACAACAGGTATTCGCTGGGCGTCCGATTCGACGGCCCCTTGAATCGGTTGAACGAACGCAATACGTACCGGGCGTCACAAATCGCCTATCAACAAGCCAGTCGAAATTTCATCGCGACCAAAGACAGCATCGCCAACGAGGTCCGTCAGGTACTGCGTCGGCTGGAATTAAGTCGCTTGAATTTCCAGATCGCCCGTCAACAAGTCGTCGCGGCGACCCGTCTGGTCGACCAGGCACAAATCGATCTCCGCCGCAGCTCCCAGGCGGATTCGAATCTCACGATCGTTCTGCTCCAAGCCCTCGAAGGCATGCTGGATGCGAAGAACAGTTTGATCGTCAATTGGGTCCAGTATCGGGTCCAGAAAATGCGACTGTTCGAGGCGTTGGAATTGTTGTACCTGGATGAAAATGGAGTCTGGGTCAACGAATCCTCCGGGCTGGCAATGCTGCAGGATTTCCAGGCGATTGACCCGGAGTACTTTCCGCCGCAGTGGCACTCGTCCGACCAGACCGAGGCGGTGTTTCAGGATCTGCCCCGATTGCAGACAGAAGCTCTGCCGCTGCCGTTGCCCGAGCCGAGTGGCCCGGGCGAATCGAAGCTGGACGAAATCGAATTAGAACCGGCACCGTAA
- a CDS encoding PAS domain S-box protein has protein sequence MNETSSNRPASLLRWGAKTHLPLRILLPLCLIAMVVAHTAWSLFSLRSQIIDSTSREAVIVLERTMKHLVGSMERAARRDELAMMQDSLVSLGTDPEIKMAVLIDDDGDVTVSMRPGDLGHRFSESIPHPYRDVPVLQPESLTEVRSSPTDRTVRLDDGHTIIAVHRVDLSPHWDLGDSAQSRSGPVGLFVVLRDIHPTIQRATDAVSRQAFGTLAVSCMIAIALGLFLHFRIAKRLERLAEITRIVGAGNLDVRTGMTGDDEVAALARSLDRMVNDRGIAEQLLGVQAMILAHVHDAVISTDLNGNVETWNEAATRLFGYSAEQAVGRDIDFLFFPESTVDWKEHLMQPKTEHPNDDLQLGLRRNDGSEVLVALRLSLMRSDDGHPLGIIGCCNDITEQKRVESKLSESETQLREKLAELEHLYRTTPIGLCMMDTDLRYRRINDELAAINGLPAEDHLGRLLRDVLPDIADSIEPIYREVIRTGRAKRNFEVERPPVDGQGQWSFFLVSYHPLKDDTGRVRGVSTVVKDISERRRAEERLRSNEAQLAHVSRLSTMGEMVAGIAHEINQPLYAIANYATACKQLMRTRSDGWEDKIRSGMSKIADQAIRAGEIIKRLRGFVANTKTAPCPIDLNELIEDTVELLSFESRRLGADVTLQLDPELPVVAGDRIQIQQVLVNLIRNAFEAMSEHERDRRKLRICTSSRDGEVSVSVKDSGPGIALDVVDHLKDPFYTTKAHGLGMGLAISQTIVDAHDGHLRIASDDSGAEFCIAFPTLQMSS, from the coding sequence ATGAACGAAACATCGTCCAATCGACCTGCCAGCCTGCTACGTTGGGGCGCAAAGACCCATCTGCCCTTGCGGATCTTGTTGCCGTTGTGTTTGATCGCCATGGTGGTCGCCCACACCGCTTGGTCACTGTTTTCACTTCGCTCGCAGATCATCGACAGCACCAGTCGCGAGGCGGTGATCGTTCTGGAACGAACGATGAAGCATTTGGTGGGATCGATGGAGCGGGCGGCCCGTCGCGACGAACTTGCAATGATGCAGGATTCGTTGGTGTCGTTAGGGACGGATCCCGAAATAAAGATGGCGGTATTGATCGATGACGACGGTGACGTGACGGTTTCGATGCGGCCCGGCGATCTTGGACATCGTTTTTCCGAATCGATCCCCCATCCCTACCGTGACGTCCCGGTCTTGCAACCCGAATCGCTGACGGAGGTGCGATCGTCACCGACCGACCGCACGGTGCGACTGGACGACGGGCACACGATCATCGCGGTTCATCGCGTCGACCTGTCGCCCCATTGGGATCTTGGGGACTCAGCTCAATCCCGCTCGGGTCCTGTCGGGCTGTTCGTGGTGCTTCGTGACATCCATCCGACGATCCAACGGGCGACCGACGCGGTGTCGCGTCAAGCATTCGGAACGCTGGCGGTGAGCTGCATGATCGCGATCGCCCTGGGGCTGTTCTTGCATTTTCGGATCGCCAAGCGACTGGAGCGGTTGGCAGAGATCACGCGCATCGTCGGGGCGGGGAATCTGGACGTACGGACCGGCATGACGGGCGACGACGAAGTGGCGGCGCTCGCCCGCTCGCTCGATCGCATGGTCAACGATCGTGGGATCGCCGAGCAGTTGCTCGGCGTGCAAGCGATGATCCTTGCCCACGTCCACGATGCCGTGATTTCGACGGATCTAAATGGAAACGTCGAAACATGGAACGAAGCGGCGACACGATTGTTCGGGTACTCGGCCGAACAGGCTGTCGGTCGCGACATCGATTTTCTGTTCTTTCCCGAAAGCACGGTCGATTGGAAAGAGCACCTCATGCAGCCGAAAACCGAACACCCCAACGACGACCTTCAACTCGGCTTGCGACGCAACGATGGCAGCGAAGTTCTCGTCGCGCTGCGGTTGTCGCTGATGCGCAGCGATGACGGACACCCGCTCGGAATCATCGGCTGCTGTAACGACATCACCGAGCAAAAACGGGTTGAATCCAAGCTCAGCGAAAGCGAAACTCAATTGCGGGAGAAGCTCGCCGAGTTGGAGCACCTGTATCGGACCACGCCGATCGGGTTGTGCATGATGGATACGGATCTGCGATATCGCCGCATCAACGATGAACTGGCAGCCATCAATGGACTGCCCGCCGAAGACCATCTCGGACGCCTGTTGCGCGACGTCTTGCCTGACATTGCCGACAGCATCGAACCGATCTATCGTGAAGTGATCCGCACCGGACGGGCCAAACGCAACTTCGAGGTGGAACGTCCGCCGGTCGATGGGCAAGGCCAATGGTCGTTCTTCCTGGTCAGCTACCACCCGCTCAAGGATGATACCGGCCGGGTTCGAGGTGTCAGCACGGTTGTCAAAGACATCAGCGAGCGGCGCCGCGCCGAAGAGCGGCTGCGCAGCAACGAAGCCCAATTGGCGCACGTTTCACGCCTTTCCACCATGGGCGAGATGGTTGCCGGGATCGCCCACGAGATCAATCAACCCCTGTACGCGATCGCCAACTACGCCACCGCGTGCAAACAGCTGATGCGGACCCGCAGTGACGGCTGGGAAGATAAAATCCGGTCCGGGATGAGCAAGATTGCCGATCAAGCGATTCGTGCCGGTGAAATCATCAAACGCCTGCGCGGATTTGTTGCCAACACCAAAACCGCCCCCTGTCCGATTGATCTCAATGAGCTGATCGAGGATACCGTCGAACTTCTGTCGTTCGAATCCCGACGTCTGGGTGCCGACGTGACGCTGCAACTCGATCCCGAGCTTCCCGTCGTCGCCGGGGACCGGATTCAGATTCAGCAAGTGCTGGTGAACCTGATCCGCAACGCGTTCGAGGCGATGAGCGAGCATGAACGTGACCGGCGCAAACTCCGCATCTGCACGTCCAGCCGCGATGGCGAAGTCTCCGTGTCGGTCAAAGACTCCGGCCCCGGAATCGCACTCGACGTCGTGGACCATTTGAAAGATCCCTTTTACACGACCAAAGCACATGGGTTGGGCATGGGACTGGCCATCAGCCAAACGATCGTCGACGCACACGACGGACACCTGCGGATCGCATCGGATGACAGCGGCGCAGAATTCTGTATCGCCTTTCCCACCCTCCAAATGAGCAGCTGA
- a CDS encoding pyridoxal phosphate-dependent aminotransferase, with the protein MIANRIQHVQAPVIPIVGRWTSEHPGTISLGQGVVHYAPPSEVFQAVSEAAGQDHGLDRYGPVVGNERLIDLIQQKLIAENGIDPEADQSSVVCSAGSNMGFLNAILAIADIGDEIILLSPYYFNHHMAIEIAGCRAVVVATDDQNQPDLDAIGDAITPRTKAIVTVSPNNPTGAVYSQSDLAEINLMCAARGLYHLSDEAYEYFLHDGVRHYSPGSAVGASEHTISLYSLSKSYGMAGWRIGYSVVPNHLVEGIRKIQDTNLICPPIVCQVAAAAALEVGSDWCRERIAGLTAVRDATLGSLSELGDRCRFAVPRGAFYVLFQLQTDQSDMTLVESLIRRFSVAVLPGSAFGESKGCSLRLSYGALDPQSVREGVGRLRDGLAKLLT; encoded by the coding sequence GTGATTGCCAACCGAATCCAACACGTTCAAGCGCCCGTCATTCCGATCGTGGGACGTTGGACGAGCGAACATCCGGGGACCATTTCGCTCGGCCAGGGGGTGGTCCATTACGCTCCGCCGTCGGAGGTATTTCAGGCGGTCAGTGAAGCGGCCGGGCAAGATCACGGCTTAGATCGCTACGGGCCCGTCGTCGGCAACGAGCGGCTGATCGACTTGATCCAGCAGAAGCTGATTGCCGAAAACGGAATCGATCCGGAGGCCGACCAATCGTCGGTGGTCTGCTCGGCCGGGTCGAACATGGGATTTCTGAACGCCATCCTGGCGATCGCGGACATCGGCGACGAGATCATCTTGTTGAGCCCGTATTACTTCAATCACCACATGGCGATCGAGATCGCCGGTTGCCGCGCCGTGGTGGTGGCGACCGACGACCAGAACCAACCCGACCTGGATGCGATCGGCGACGCGATCACCCCTCGGACCAAAGCGATCGTCACCGTCTCGCCCAACAACCCCACCGGCGCGGTTTATTCCCAAAGCGACCTGGCGGAGATCAATTTGATGTGCGCCGCCCGCGGGCTGTACCATCTGTCCGACGAAGCCTACGAGTACTTCCTGCACGACGGCGTCCGTCACTATTCGCCCGGTTCCGCCGTCGGGGCGAGCGAACACACGATTTCGTTGTATTCGCTGTCCAAGTCCTACGGGATGGCGGGCTGGCGGATCGGGTACTCCGTCGTGCCGAATCATCTGGTCGAAGGCATCCGCAAGATCCAAGACACGAATTTGATTTGCCCGCCGATCGTCTGTCAGGTGGCCGCCGCCGCGGCGTTGGAGGTCGGATCGGACTGGTGTCGCGAGCGAATCGCCGGCTTGACCGCGGTCCGCGATGCCACACTCGGGTCGCTCTCCGAACTGGGCGATCGGTGCCGGTTTGCCGTCCCCCGGGGCGCGTTTTATGTGTTGTTCCAATTGCAAACCGATCAGAGCGATATGACACTGGTGGAGTCGTTGATCCGCCGGTTCTCCGTCGCGGTGCTGCCCGGCAGCGCGTTCGGCGAATCGAAAGGCTGCTCGCTGCGTCTTTCGTACGGGGCGTTGGATCCGCAATCGGTCCGCGAAGGCGTCGGCCGCCTACGTGACGGTCTTGCAAAACTTCTTACATGA
- a CDS encoding nitrilase-related carbon-nitrogen hydrolase: MSGSKAMQIVAVQLNMAWEDKPANHRRLRELLGGTTIRPGSLVIAPEMFETGFSMNVNATAQSEAREGEALLRELARQYDSAFMGGVAAPIRDGRSRNECVVFAPDGTQLARYQKMHPFSLSGEENHYTAGSTQVVFEWQGVKITPFLCYDLRFPEIFRPAILRGAELITVIACWPAKRSEHWVRLLQARAIENLAPVVGVNRSGEEPDLQFDGRSSAFDHMGTPIFEASAQEQILTAEIDIEAARRWRSKFPALRDIVASEISGSDEP; this comes from the coding sequence ATGAGTGGGTCCAAAGCGATGCAGATCGTTGCGGTTCAATTGAACATGGCGTGGGAAGACAAACCGGCCAATCACCGGCGTCTGCGCGAGTTGCTTGGCGGGACAACGATCCGCCCGGGTTCGTTGGTGATCGCGCCGGAGATGTTTGAAACCGGCTTCAGCATGAACGTGAATGCGACGGCCCAGAGTGAAGCCCGCGAAGGGGAAGCGTTGCTGCGTGAATTGGCACGGCAGTACGATTCGGCGTTCATGGGCGGCGTCGCCGCTCCGATCCGTGACGGGCGTTCGCGGAATGAATGTGTGGTGTTCGCCCCCGACGGGACACAATTGGCGCGCTACCAAAAGATGCATCCCTTTTCGTTGTCCGGTGAAGAAAACCACTACACCGCCGGCTCGACCCAAGTCGTCTTTGAGTGGCAGGGCGTCAAGATCACGCCCTTCCTTTGCTACGACCTTCGTTTTCCTGAGATCTTTCGGCCGGCGATCCTGCGCGGAGCGGAATTGATCACCGTGATCGCTTGCTGGCCGGCGAAACGCAGCGAACACTGGGTACGTCTGCTGCAAGCCAGGGCGATCGAAAACCTGGCGCCGGTCGTCGGCGTGAACCGCAGCGGGGAAGAACCCGATCTGCAATTCGACGGCCGCAGTTCGGCGTTCGACCACATGGGAACGCCGATCTTCGAAGCTTCGGCCCAGGAGCAGATCCTCACGGCCGAGATTGACATCGAAGCGGCGCGGCGGTGGCGGTCCAAGTTCCCCGCGCTGCGCGATATCGTCGCCAGTGAGATCAGCGGCAGTGACGAACCGTAG
- a CDS encoding response regulator transcription factor encodes MTDRSTVFVVDDNSSALNSVCALLTAFDLPVEPFDSAEAFLAGYDASQRGCLLLDVQLQGIGGLELLRQLRANDCDLPVIVISGNADKQVVKVATELGASQVLHKPVPPNELVDVVKQTLH; translated from the coding sequence ATGACGGATCGATCGACCGTATTCGTAGTCGATGACAATTCTTCCGCGCTCAACTCGGTGTGTGCGTTGCTGACCGCCTTCGATCTCCCCGTCGAACCGTTTGATTCCGCTGAAGCATTTCTGGCAGGGTATGACGCTTCCCAGCGCGGATGCCTGTTGCTGGACGTCCAGCTCCAAGGGATCGGCGGCCTGGAGCTCTTACGGCAACTCCGGGCGAACGATTGCGACTTGCCCGTCATCGTGATCAGCGGCAACGCGGACAAGCAAGTGGTCAAAGTCGCGACCGAATTGGGCGCATCGCAAGTCCTCCATAAACCCGTTCCGCCGAATGAATTGGTGGACGTGGTCAAACAGACGCTTCATTGA
- a CDS encoding prenyltransferase/squalene oxidase repeat-containing protein has translation MTNRISDQSVGDFEPDYTAICTLATLRMRALSAPSPSMDSGLDELANALDSDSDLMPDGRETLGLSFALLALSEGNSSGRYDRQIRSTIRRIEQLQWTPRRKCQQDDFRFGGVGYRRVSAPDLYHTALAIQALRQAGVPSNSPFMKRAVVFFTRCQRLDCERSASVSRNSGGFVIDPFTGRTEHPCGGLTCAGIKGLILCGVPPTDRRIKSAAAWLSQNYTLSENPGIGDPKSRLYDYYWSFATAMNLLGRETIVDANQIDHEWRTELIDAIRLRQQADGSWANPDESEHLRETMPFFTTSLALLTLAETLADRPDLTSSSNP, from the coding sequence GTGACGAACCGAATCAGCGATCAAAGTGTCGGCGATTTCGAGCCCGATTACACCGCGATTTGCACGCTGGCGACGCTCAGAATGCGTGCCCTATCGGCGCCCAGTCCTTCGATGGATTCGGGGCTGGACGAATTGGCAAACGCGCTGGACAGCGACTCGGATCTCATGCCCGATGGGCGAGAAACACTTGGTCTGTCTTTTGCTTTGTTGGCGCTGTCTGAAGGAAACAGCAGCGGCAGATATGACCGCCAGATTCGATCGACGATCCGACGCATCGAGCAACTACAATGGACACCCCGTCGGAAGTGCCAGCAGGATGATTTCCGTTTTGGCGGTGTGGGCTACCGACGAGTTTCTGCACCAGATCTTTATCACACCGCACTCGCGATTCAAGCGCTGCGACAGGCGGGAGTCCCCAGCAACAGCCCGTTCATGAAGCGCGCTGTCGTTTTCTTTACGCGTTGCCAACGGCTCGATTGCGAGCGGTCCGCGTCAGTATCACGCAACAGTGGAGGCTTCGTGATCGATCCCTTCACCGGACGGACGGAGCATCCCTGCGGTGGACTCACCTGTGCGGGGATCAAAGGCTTGATCTTATGCGGTGTGCCGCCAACGGATCGGCGAATCAAATCTGCTGCAGCGTGGTTGAGCCAGAACTACACGCTGTCAGAGAATCCAGGCATCGGTGATCCGAAATCGCGACTCTACGACTACTATTGGTCGTTTGCGACGGCAATGAACTTGCTGGGGCGAGAGACAATCGTCGATGCGAACCAGATCGACCACGAATGGCGAACGGAACTGATTGACGCGATTCGGTTGCGACAGCAGGCCGATGGAAGTTGGGCGAATCCCGATGAATCCGAACACCTGCGCGAGACCATGCCGTTTTTCACGACCAGTCTTGCACTCTTGACGCTCGCCGAGACGCTCGCCGATCGCCCTGATTTGACGTCCAGCTCCAATCCGTGA
- a CDS encoding protein-L-isoaspartate(D-aspartate) O-methyltransferase, with protein MTRYAFRRTHHWLATLVLLSTMTSCGGAPEKTLPSDPTNANRTPENDDGSAAQDRVYASLRAKMVDSQLAGRDIRDQRILDAIRRVPRHRFVPPGSRGDAYADSPLPIGNGQTISQPYIVGLMTQLVDPQPEDRVLDVGTGSGYQAAVLAELVRDVYSIEIVEPLAREAAERLKTLGYQNIHVRHGDGYAGWPGEAPFDAIVVAAAPDHVPPALIEQLAPGGKLVIPIGDRFQSLVLIEKQDDGSVTRRNVAPVMFVPMTGKAEK; from the coding sequence ATGACGAGATACGCTTTCCGACGGACACATCATTGGCTTGCCACGCTGGTTTTGTTGTCCACCATGACCTCCTGCGGCGGAGCACCGGAGAAGACGTTGCCTAGCGACCCGACGAACGCAAACCGCACGCCGGAAAACGACGACGGCTCGGCCGCCCAGGACCGGGTTTACGCATCACTGCGTGCCAAGATGGTCGATTCGCAACTGGCCGGCCGCGACATCCGCGATCAACGTATTCTCGATGCGATCCGGCGGGTGCCGCGACATCGGTTTGTCCCGCCGGGTTCGCGAGGTGATGCGTACGCCGACTCTCCGCTCCCGATCGGCAACGGCCAAACCATCTCCCAGCCCTACATCGTCGGCTTGATGACGCAGTTGGTCGATCCGCAACCGGAGGACCGGGTGCTGGATGTCGGGACCGGATCGGGATATCAGGCCGCCGTCTTGGCGGAACTGGTCCGGGACGTCTATAGCATCGAGATCGTGGAGCCATTGGCCCGCGAAGCGGCCGAGCGATTGAAAACGCTCGGCTACCAGAACATCCATGTGCGGCACGGTGACGGTTATGCCGGCTGGCCGGGCGAGGCTCCGTTTGACGCGATCGTTGTCGCGGCGGCTCCCGATCATGTTCCGCCGGCGCTTATTGAACAACTCGCCCCCGGCGGCAAGCTGGTGATCCCGATCGGAGATCGATTCCAATCGCTCGTTTTGATCGAAAAACAAGACGACGGATCGGTGACGCGGCGGAATGTGGCACCGGTCATGTTTGTTCCCATGACCGGCAAAGCGGAAAAGTAG